One genomic window of Paraburkholderia acidiphila includes the following:
- a CDS encoding bifunctional aspartate transaminase/aspartate 4-decarboxylase produces the protein MATKAKSNGAKEKSALEALSPFELKDELIKAAGGGAAERPANLSMLNAGRGNPNFLATIPRHGFWQLGLFAMRESERSFSYMPEGVGGFPQRAGIVERFDQFLRENKGQPGINFIGGAVSYVRDQLGLSAGDFLYEMCEGILACNYPVPDRMLKLSEIIVGQYLRREMIGKHPFVGEFDVFAVEGGTAAMTYIFNTMRENFLIKKGDTIALGMPIFTPYIEIPELNDYELNVVHMNATVENNWQYSKKELDKLRDPKVKAFFLVNPSNPPSVKLDDESLEYIAEIVKERPDLIFLTDDVYGTFADNFVSLFALAPKNTILVYSYSKYFGATGWRLGAIATHRDNVLDHLLAKLPKEEKKILHKRYESITTDPDNLKFIDRLVADSRTVALNHTAGLSTPQQVQMVLFSLFSLMDTPDAYKNALKRLIRSRKRALFEAMGTTYDEDDPNQVDYYTILDMEYLGEKRFGREFVDWLLKQVKPNELLFQLAAEARVVLLPGKGFGTAHPSGRVSLANLNESDYRKIGRAVAKLTEEYVQRYNEATGKKLDTAAVKK, from the coding sequence ATGGCAACGAAAGCGAAGAGTAACGGCGCGAAGGAAAAGTCGGCCCTCGAGGCACTGAGCCCGTTCGAGCTGAAGGACGAACTGATCAAGGCGGCCGGCGGCGGCGCGGCCGAGCGCCCGGCCAACCTCTCGATGCTCAACGCCGGCCGCGGCAACCCCAACTTCCTCGCCACCATTCCACGCCACGGTTTCTGGCAACTCGGCCTCTTCGCGATGCGCGAGTCGGAGCGCTCGTTCTCGTACATGCCGGAAGGCGTGGGCGGCTTCCCGCAGCGCGCGGGCATCGTCGAGCGCTTCGACCAGTTCCTGCGCGAGAACAAGGGCCAGCCCGGCATCAATTTCATCGGCGGGGCGGTCTCGTACGTGCGCGATCAATTGGGTCTCTCGGCGGGCGACTTCCTCTACGAGATGTGCGAAGGCATTCTGGCCTGCAATTACCCGGTGCCGGACCGCATGCTCAAGCTGTCGGAAATTATCGTCGGCCAGTATCTGCGCCGCGAGATGATCGGCAAGCATCCGTTCGTCGGCGAGTTCGACGTGTTCGCTGTGGAAGGCGGCACGGCGGCCATGACGTACATCTTCAACACGATGCGCGAGAACTTCCTGATCAAGAAGGGCGATACGATCGCGCTCGGCATGCCGATCTTTACGCCCTACATCGAGATCCCCGAGCTCAACGACTACGAGCTCAACGTGGTGCATATGAACGCCACGGTGGAGAACAACTGGCAGTACTCGAAGAAGGAACTCGACAAGCTGCGCGACCCGAAGGTGAAGGCGTTCTTCCTCGTGAACCCGAGCAACCCGCCTTCGGTGAAGCTCGACGACGAAAGCCTCGAATACATTGCCGAGATCGTCAAGGAGCGCCCGGACCTCATCTTCCTCACCGACGACGTGTACGGCACCTTCGCCGACAACTTCGTCTCGCTCTTCGCGCTCGCGCCGAAGAACACCATTCTCGTGTACTCCTATTCAAAGTACTTTGGAGCGACGGGCTGGCGTCTGGGCGCCATCGCAACGCACCGCGACAACGTCCTCGATCATCTGCTCGCGAAGCTGCCGAAGGAAGAGAAGAAGATCCTGCACAAGCGCTACGAGTCGATCACGACGGACCCGGACAACCTCAAGTTCATCGACCGTCTGGTGGCGGACAGCCGCACCGTCGCGCTCAATCACACGGCCGGCCTCTCCACGCCGCAACAGGTGCAGATGGTGCTGTTCTCGCTGTTCTCGCTGATGGACACGCCCGACGCGTACAAGAACGCGCTCAAGCGCCTGATTCGCAGCCGCAAGCGCGCGCTGTTCGAGGCAATGGGCACGACCTACGACGAAGACGATCCGAACCAGGTCGACTACTACACGATCCTCGATATGGAGTACCTCGGCGAGAAGCGCTTCGGACGGGAATTCGTCGACTGGCTGCTCAAGCAGGTGAAGCCCAACGAGCTGCTGTTCCAGCTGGCGGCCGAGGCGCGCGTCGTGTTACTGCCGGGCAAGGGATTTGGCACGGCGCATCCGTCGGGCCGCGTGTCGCTCGCGAACCTCAACGAGTCGGACTACCGCAAGATTGGCCGTGCGGTGGCCAAGCTCACCGAGGAGTATGTGCAGCGCTATAACGAGGCGACCGGCAAGAAGCTCGATACGGCTGCGGTGAAGAAGTAA
- a CDS encoding MFS transporter, whose protein sequence is MSADLAPRRNAASTTLQIIPVVFFTFLCYLTIGIPLAVLPGYVHNDLGFSTVVAGAAISVQYIATLCSRALAGRSADTLGPKKTVTIGLTICGASGVLLLLGTLVDHWPGLSLALLVVSRLLLGCGESLCGTGAILWGIGRVGTAHNAKVISWNGIATYGALAIGAPLGVVMAHAIGYWMLGVSVIAMAALGFWLARPIAPVPIVHGERMSYRSVFTRVLPHGIGLALGSAGFGSIATFITLFYAARHWPNAAFTLTVFGLMFIGARLLFANTIKRFGGFRVAIVSFSCECAGLLLLWLAPTPQVALAGAALTGFGFALVFPALGVEAVGLVPPASRGAALSAYSVFLDLSLGITGPLAGYVANLFGYGSVFLFAAIAAASAVALSVSLHRKSVRSHAAQGAQNASGASASAGQQPE, encoded by the coding sequence ATGTCTGCTGATTTGGCGCCCAGGCGCAACGCCGCATCGACGACCCTGCAGATCATTCCGGTCGTCTTTTTCACCTTCCTCTGCTACCTGACGATCGGCATTCCGCTCGCGGTGCTGCCGGGCTACGTGCACAACGACCTCGGTTTCAGCACCGTGGTGGCGGGCGCGGCGATCAGCGTGCAGTACATCGCCACGCTCTGCTCGCGCGCGCTCGCCGGCCGCTCGGCGGACACGCTCGGCCCCAAGAAAACCGTGACGATCGGCCTGACGATCTGCGGCGCGAGCGGCGTGCTGCTGCTGCTCGGCACGCTCGTCGATCACTGGCCCGGTCTCTCGCTCGCGCTGCTGGTGGTGAGCCGCCTGCTGCTCGGCTGCGGCGAAAGCCTGTGCGGTACCGGCGCGATCCTCTGGGGCATCGGCCGCGTGGGCACCGCGCACAACGCGAAGGTGATCTCGTGGAACGGCATCGCCACGTACGGCGCGCTCGCGATCGGTGCGCCGCTCGGCGTGGTGATGGCCCACGCGATCGGCTACTGGATGCTCGGCGTTTCGGTCATCGCGATGGCCGCGCTCGGTTTCTGGCTCGCGCGCCCGATCGCGCCGGTGCCGATCGTGCACGGCGAGCGCATGTCGTACCGCAGCGTGTTCACGCGCGTGCTGCCGCACGGTATCGGCCTCGCGCTCGGCTCGGCGGGCTTTGGCTCCATCGCGACCTTCATCACGCTGTTCTACGCCGCGCGCCACTGGCCCAATGCCGCCTTCACGCTCACGGTGTTCGGTCTGATGTTCATCGGCGCGCGCCTGTTGTTTGCAAACACGATCAAACGCTTCGGCGGCTTTCGCGTGGCCATCGTCTCGTTCTCGTGCGAATGCGCGGGCCTCTTGCTGCTGTGGCTCGCGCCCACGCCGCAAGTCGCGCTCGCGGGCGCGGCGCTCACCGGCTTCGGCTTCGCGCTCGTGTTCCCCGCGCTCGGCGTCGAGGCGGTCGGACTCGTGCCGCCTGCAAGCCGCGGTGCCGCCCTTTCGGCGTACTCGGTGTTCCTCGACCTCTCGCTGGGCATTACCGGCCCGCTCGCGGGCTATGTGGCGAATCTGTTCGGGTATGGGTCGGTGTTTCTGTTCGCCGCCATCGCGGCAGCTTCCGCCGTAGCGCTTTCGGTTTCGCTTCATCGCAAAAGCGTGCGTTCGCATGCCGCGCAGGGGGCGCAAAACGCAAGCGGCGCCAGCGCGAGCGCCGGACAACAACCCGAATAA
- the xdhB gene encoding xanthine dehydrogenase molybdopterin binding subunit, whose amino-acid sequence MNQQAEPFLDELKAREPFAQVHVSRPHESAHLHVSGRATYTDDIPVVAGTLHAALGLSQKPHARIVAMNLDKVRATPGVVAVLTAEDIPGVNDCGPIIHDDPVLADGVVQYVGQPMFIVVATSHDTARLAARRAEVQYEELPAVLTAQQARAAQQSVLPPMKLARGEASTRAARAAHRHDGEMLLGGQEQFYLEGQIAYAVPKDDDGMHVWCSTQHPSEMQHLVAHVLGVASHNVLVECRRMGGGFGGKESQSGLFACCAALAAWKLLCPVKLRPDRDDDMMVTGKRHDFHYTYEVGYDDQGTIEGVSVDMTSRCGFSADLSGPVMTRAVCHFDNAYWLPDVSIAGFCGKTNTQSNTAFRGFGGPQGAFAIEYIMDDVARSLGLDSLDVRRRNLYGKTQNNETPYGQIVEDNVIHELIDELVETSGYRARRAAIREFNANNTVLKKGIALTPVKFGIAFNVTHFNQAGALVHIYTDGSVLVNHGGTEMGQGLNTKVAQVVAHELGIEFGRVRVTATDTSKVANTSATAASTGTDLNGKAAQDAARQLRERLAALAATTYGKGEVNAADVRFANESVIVGETIVPFETLVSKAYLARVQLWSDGFYTTPKLYWDQATLRGRPFYYYSYGAAVSEVVIDTLTGEMRVLRADALHDVGASLNPALDVGQVEGGFIQGMGWLTTEELWWKPDGKLMTHAPSTYKIPTVNDTPPEFNVRLFKNRNAEDSIHRSKAVGEPPLLLPFSVFFAIRDAVASVADYRFNPPMNAPATAEEILKGVRAVRAMSREGAAK is encoded by the coding sequence ATGAACCAGCAAGCCGAACCGTTCCTGGACGAACTCAAGGCACGCGAGCCCTTCGCGCAAGTGCACGTCTCGCGGCCGCATGAATCCGCGCATCTGCATGTGAGCGGCCGCGCCACGTATACCGACGACATTCCGGTCGTGGCCGGCACGCTGCACGCCGCGCTCGGCCTCTCGCAGAAGCCGCACGCGCGCATCGTTGCGATGAACCTCGACAAAGTGCGGGCGACGCCGGGCGTCGTGGCCGTGCTCACGGCCGAGGACATTCCCGGCGTGAACGACTGCGGCCCGATCATCCACGACGATCCGGTGCTCGCCGACGGGGTTGTGCAGTACGTGGGCCAGCCCATGTTCATCGTCGTGGCAACGTCCCACGATACGGCGCGCCTGGCCGCACGCCGCGCCGAGGTGCAGTACGAAGAACTGCCCGCCGTGCTCACGGCGCAGCAGGCTCGCGCCGCGCAGCAGTCGGTGCTGCCGCCGATGAAGCTTGCGCGCGGCGAGGCATCCACGCGGGCCGCGCGCGCCGCGCACCGCCACGACGGCGAGATGCTGCTGGGCGGCCAGGAGCAGTTCTACCTCGAAGGCCAGATCGCCTACGCGGTGCCGAAGGACGACGACGGCATGCACGTGTGGTGCTCCACGCAGCACCCGAGCGAGATGCAGCACCTCGTCGCGCATGTGCTGGGCGTGGCCTCGCACAACGTGCTCGTGGAATGCCGCCGCATGGGCGGCGGCTTCGGCGGCAAGGAATCGCAGTCGGGCCTCTTTGCATGCTGCGCGGCGCTCGCCGCCTGGAAGCTGCTGTGCCCTGTGAAGCTGCGCCCGGATCGCGACGACGACATGATGGTCACGGGCAAGCGCCACGATTTCCACTACACCTATGAAGTGGGATACGACGATCAGGGCACGATTGAAGGCGTCTCGGTCGACATGACCTCGCGCTGCGGCTTTTCCGCGGACCTTTCCGGCCCGGTGATGACGCGCGCGGTCTGCCACTTCGACAACGCCTACTGGCTGCCCGACGTGTCGATCGCCGGTTTCTGCGGCAAGACCAACACGCAGTCGAACACGGCGTTTCGCGGCTTCGGCGGTCCGCAGGGTGCATTCGCGATCGAGTACATCATGGACGACGTGGCGCGCTCGCTCGGCCTCGACTCGCTCGACGTGCGCCGCCGCAATCTCTACGGCAAGACGCAGAACAACGAGACGCCGTACGGCCAGATCGTGGAGGACAACGTCATTCACGAGCTGATCGACGAACTCGTGGAAACGAGCGGCTATCGCGCACGGCGCGCCGCGATTCGCGAATTCAACGCGAACAACACCGTGCTCAAGAAGGGCATTGCGCTCACGCCGGTCAAGTTCGGCATTGCGTTCAACGTCACGCACTTCAACCAGGCGGGTGCGCTCGTCCACATCTACACCGACGGCTCGGTGCTCGTGAACCACGGCGGCACCGAAATGGGCCAGGGCCTGAACACGAAGGTCGCGCAGGTCGTGGCGCACGAGCTGGGCATCGAGTTCGGCCGTGTGCGCGTGACCGCGACGGATACGAGCAAGGTAGCGAACACGTCCGCCACCGCAGCATCGACTGGCACCGACCTGAACGGCAAGGCGGCACAGGACGCCGCGCGCCAGCTGCGCGAGCGCCTCGCCGCGCTGGCCGCGACGACGTACGGCAAGGGCGAGGTCAACGCCGCCGACGTGCGCTTTGCCAACGAGTCCGTGATCGTGGGCGAGACGATCGTGCCGTTCGAGACGCTGGTTTCCAAGGCCTATCTCGCTCGTGTCCAGCTCTGGTCCGATGGTTTCTACACCACGCCCAAGCTGTACTGGGACCAGGCCACGCTGCGCGGACGGCCGTTCTACTACTACTCGTATGGCGCGGCGGTATCGGAAGTCGTGATCGACACGCTCACGGGCGAAATGCGCGTGCTGCGCGCCGATGCGCTGCACGACGTGGGCGCGTCGCTGAACCCGGCGCTCGACGTGGGGCAGGTGGAAGGCGGCTTCATCCAGGGCATGGGCTGGCTCACCACGGAAGAACTGTGGTGGAAGCCGGACGGCAAGCTCATGACGCACGCGCCGTCCACCTACAAGATCCCGACCGTGAACGACACGCCCCCCGAATTCAACGTGCGGCTCTTCAAGAACCGCAACGCGGAGGACAGCATCCACCGCTCGAAGGCCGTCGGCGAGCCGCCGCTGTTGCTGCCGTTCTCGGTGTTCTTCGCGATTCGCGACGCCGTGGCGAGCGTGGCCGACTACCGCTTCAATCCGCCGATGAATGCGCCCGCCACCGCCGAAGAAATCCTCAAGGGCGTGCGCGCGGTGCGAGCAATGTCGCGCGAGGGGGCCGCAAAATGA
- the xdhA gene encoding xanthine dehydrogenase small subunit — MSQPIRFYHRNAIREVSDAGVTRTVLQYLREDARCTGTKEGCAEGDCGACTVVVGERNEAGGVSFKAVNACIQFLPTLDGKALFTVEDLRQPDGSLHPVQQAMVDCHGSQCGFCTPGFVMSMWALYEKHGHEHAGQGACAAKGACSVPSRDEIANALTGNLCRCTGYRPILDAAEQMFQAGAPKQPVDMKALAQTLATLERKDTFHYESRGQHYDAPRTVEALAAIKAERPNTRILAGSTDIGLWVTKQMRELGDIVYVGQVDAMRRVDVSDAWIEIGAGVSVERGYAELAKHYPELEEMWQRFASLPIRNAGTIGGNVANGSPIGDSMPGLIALGARVVLRGGDVEREMPLEDLYLAYQKKDMAEHEFVLALKVPTRTGERANLRFRTYKVSKRFDSDISAVCAAFAYIADGDVIREPRIAFGGMAATPKRAAHAEGVLADAQWHEATAQAAMIALGKDYAPLSDMRATSDYRLEAAKNTLYRFWLETRPHNPLAPQALNVRNVAAETA; from the coding sequence ATGAGCCAGCCGATCCGCTTTTACCACCGCAACGCGATTCGCGAAGTCAGCGACGCGGGTGTCACCCGCACCGTTCTCCAGTACCTGCGCGAAGACGCGCGCTGCACCGGCACCAAGGAAGGCTGCGCCGAAGGCGATTGCGGCGCCTGCACGGTCGTGGTGGGCGAGCGCAACGAGGCGGGCGGCGTGAGCTTCAAGGCCGTCAACGCCTGCATCCAGTTCCTGCCGACGCTCGACGGCAAGGCGCTCTTCACCGTCGAAGACCTGCGCCAGCCCGACGGCTCGCTGCATCCCGTGCAGCAGGCGATGGTCGATTGCCACGGCTCGCAGTGCGGCTTCTGCACGCCCGGCTTCGTGATGTCGATGTGGGCGCTCTACGAGAAACATGGCCACGAGCACGCTGGCCAGGGCGCGTGCGCGGCCAAGGGCGCCTGCAGCGTGCCTTCGCGCGACGAGATCGCCAACGCGCTCACGGGCAACCTGTGCCGCTGCACGGGCTACCGGCCGATCCTCGACGCCGCCGAGCAGATGTTCCAGGCCGGCGCGCCGAAGCAGCCTGTCGACATGAAGGCGCTCGCGCAAACGCTCGCGACGCTCGAGCGCAAGGACACCTTCCACTACGAGAGCCGCGGCCAGCACTACGACGCGCCGCGCACCGTCGAGGCGCTCGCCGCCATCAAGGCCGAGCGTCCCAACACGCGCATTCTCGCGGGCAGCACCGACATCGGCCTGTGGGTCACGAAGCAGATGCGCGAACTCGGCGACATCGTCTACGTGGGGCAGGTCGACGCGATGCGCCGCGTCGACGTGAGCGACGCGTGGATCGAGATCGGCGCGGGCGTGAGCGTCGAGCGCGGGTATGCGGAACTCGCGAAGCATTACCCGGAACTCGAAGAGATGTGGCAGCGCTTTGCCTCGCTGCCCATCCGCAACGCGGGCACGATAGGCGGCAACGTCGCGAACGGCTCGCCCATCGGCGACTCGATGCCGGGCCTCATCGCGCTCGGTGCGCGCGTGGTGCTGCGCGGCGGCGACGTCGAGCGCGAAATGCCGCTCGAAGACCTCTACCTCGCCTACCAGAAGAAGGACATGGCCGAGCACGAGTTCGTGCTCGCACTCAAGGTGCCCACGCGCACGGGCGAGCGCGCGAATCTGCGCTTTCGCACCTACAAGGTCTCGAAGCGCTTCGATTCGGACATCTCGGCCGTGTGCGCCGCCTTCGCGTATATCGCCGATGGCGACGTGATTCGCGAGCCGCGCATCGCGTTTGGCGGCATGGCCGCGACACCGAAGCGCGCGGCCCACGCGGAAGGCGTGCTCGCCGACGCGCAATGGCATGAGGCCACGGCCCAGGCCGCGATGATCGCGCTTGGCAAGGACTACGCGCCGCTTTCCGACATGCGCGCGACGAGCGACTACCGCCTCGAAGCCGCGAAGAACACGCTGTACCGCTTCTGGCTCGAAACGCGTCCGCATAACCCGCTTGCGCCGCAAGCGCTCAATGTGCGCAACGTCGCCGCAGAAACGGCTTGA